In one Bacteroidota bacterium genomic region, the following are encoded:
- a CDS encoding tetratricopeptide repeat protein, whose product MFLSTRNISVIFLFLALSISGFGQSPKKYFKEGEKYLEERKYMLAVTKFTQALRMDQEYKDAYVFRAKAYFELGEIEKSANDYASAASYEKKNPEFAFNAGKMYYNLGSYFKAVDYLNLCTEIDKKHLDGYDYKVRALMALENYDAALFEAEKAIKIKKTAISHYNLGNVAFHLNDLETAYTNLSKAVKLDNKMKEAHFTLAKLFFKLEKSTEALTAINTAATLSPKSFDVYKLRSEIYYHRKNYVKAINDLTYILININPENADIYLLRGDYYMENNKSYNAVSDYSQVLILAPLRFDAVFKRAKAYEIIDNKEKAVQDFEDYLSRIDHNKEENRVDIYYAKTHVFELNREQNKPIIDLTWPVTKRDYLFEIPLNIDKISLKGIVRDQSALKYFKINNSEYPIDSITLSFTYSLTIANLEKVVFEAEDIYNNYQSITYTIKRTETDPPVIHLYSPFASDNGEIVLQSTNPILFVEGKVTDQSVIKSIMIDNTYASFLSTEQNPTFSAYLNISGKNEITISVIDIYDNETSINYHFNRELAKSDAENPMGKTWVVFIENSDYNQLQDLTSPAKDINLVKESLKDYNISNFIYKQNLTKSEMQRFFSIELRDLVIDNNVNSIVLWYAGHGKYTNETGYWLPVNASFADEFTYFPINSLKAAIQPYSKYLKHILVVTDACEAGPSFYMALRASPQQRDCSDWTDTRHKSAQVLTSAGNEPAVDNSKFTQTFANALLYNPDYCISIDDIVIKVNKAYEEANGQNPKFGKIAGLEDENGTFFFIKK is encoded by the coding sequence AAAGATGCCTACGTCTTCCGAGCAAAAGCATATTTTGAATTAGGTGAAATAGAAAAATCTGCTAACGACTATGCAAGTGCTGCCAGTTATGAGAAGAAGAATCCTGAATTTGCCTTCAATGCTGGAAAAATGTATTATAATTTAGGCAGCTATTTTAAAGCAGTCGATTACTTGAACCTTTGTACCGAAATTGATAAAAAGCATTTAGACGGCTATGATTATAAAGTAAGGGCTTTAATGGCTCTTGAAAATTACGATGCAGCCTTATTTGAAGCTGAAAAAGCGATAAAAATAAAGAAAACAGCCATAAGCCATTACAATTTGGGAAATGTAGCATTTCATTTAAACGATTTAGAAACAGCCTACACCAATTTATCCAAGGCAGTGAAATTGGATAATAAAATGAAGGAAGCCCATTTTACTTTGGCCAAATTATTTTTCAAATTAGAAAAATCAACAGAAGCATTAACTGCCATTAATACAGCAGCAACATTGAGTCCTAAAAGTTTTGATGTTTATAAATTGAGAAGTGAAATTTATTATCACCGAAAAAATTATGTCAAAGCAATTAATGATTTAACCTACATCCTAATAAATATTAATCCTGAAAATGCAGACATATATCTGTTGAGAGGTGATTATTATATGGAAAACAATAAATCATATAATGCAGTTAGCGACTATTCTCAGGTACTCATACTGGCACCATTGCGTTTTGATGCAGTTTTCAAACGTGCCAAGGCCTACGAAATAATTGATAACAAAGAAAAAGCTGTCCAGGATTTTGAGGATTATTTGAGTAGGATTGACCACAATAAAGAAGAGAACAGAGTTGATATTTATTATGCTAAAACGCATGTTTTTGAGCTAAATCGAGAACAAAATAAACCTATAATCGATTTAACATGGCCCGTGACAAAAAGGGATTACCTTTTTGAAATACCCCTGAATATTGACAAAATATCCCTGAAAGGAATAGTAAGAGATCAAAGTGCGTTGAAATATTTTAAGATCAATAATAGCGAGTATCCCATCGATTCAATTACACTTTCTTTTACTTATTCATTAACAATAGCGAACTTAGAAAAGGTTGTTTTTGAAGCAGAGGATATTTATAATAATTATCAAAGTATTACTTATACAATCAAACGAACAGAAACAGATCCACCCGTTATACACTTGTATAGTCCTTTTGCGTCTGATAATGGCGAAATCGTATTGCAATCAACAAATCCAATACTGTTCGTAGAGGGTAAAGTAACAGATCAAAGTGTTATCAAATCAATTATGATTGATAATACCTATGCCAGTTTCCTCAGCACAGAACAAAATCCAACTTTCTCTGCTTATTTAAATATCAGTGGGAAAAATGAAATTACCATTTCAGTCATCGATATTTACGATAATGAAACAAGTATTAATTATCATTTCAATAGGGAATTAGCCAAATCAGATGCTGAAAATCCCATGGGAAAAACTTGGGTTGTATTTATTGAAAACTCCGATTACAATCAATTACAAGACCTAACATCCCCTGCAAAAGATATCAACTTGGTAAAGGAATCACTGAAAGATTATAATATTTCGAATTTCATTTACAAGCAAAACCTGACAAAATCTGAAATGCAAAGGTTTTTCAGCATTGAGTTAAGGGATTTGGTTATTGATAATAATGTAAACTCCATTGTGCTTTGGTATGCCGGACATGGAAAATATACCAACGAAACAGGTTATTGGTTGCCTGTAAATGCAAGTTTTGCAGATGAATTCACCTATTTTCCAATCAATAGTTTAAAAGCTGCCATACAGCCTTACTCTAAATATTTAAAACACATATTGGTTGTGACCGATGCCTGTGAAGCAGGTCCTTCATTTTATATGGCATTACGAGCAAGTCCACAGCAGCGCGATTGCAGCGATTGGACTGATACTCGACATAAGTCTGCCCAGGTGCTTACATCTGCTGGAAACGAACCTGCTGTTGATAATTCAAAGTTCACACAAACATTTGCTAACGCTCTCTTGTATAATCCCGACTACTGTATTTCAATTGATGATATAGTGATTAAAGTAAATAAAGCCTACGAAGAAGCAAATGGCCAAAACCCAAAGTTTGGTAAAATTGCCGGTCTTGAAGATGAAAATGGAACTTTCTTCTTTATAAAAAAATAG